Proteins encoded together in one Rhinopithecus roxellana isolate Shanxi Qingling chromosome 3, ASM756505v1, whole genome shotgun sequence window:
- the TAF9 gene encoding transcription initiation factor TFIID subunit 9, which translates to MESGKMASPKSMPKDAQMMAQILKDMGITEYEPRVINQMLEFAFRYVTTILDDAKIYSSHAKKATVDADDVRLAIQCRADQSFTSPPPRDFLLDIARQRNQTPLPLIKPYSGPRLPPDRYCLTAPNYRLKSLQKKASTSAGRITVPRLSVGSVTSRPSTPTLGTPTPQTMSVSTKVGTPMSLTGQRFTVQMPTSQSPAVKASIPATSAVQNVLINPSLIGSKNILITTNMVSSQNTANESSNALKRKREDDDDDDDDDDDYDNL; encoded by the coding sequence ATGGAGTCTGGCAAGATGGCTTCTCCCAAGAGCATGCCGAAAGATGCACAGATGATGGCACAAATCCTGAAGGATATGGGGATTACAGAATATGAGCCAAGAGTTATAAATCAGATGTTGGAGTTTGCCTTCCGATATGTGACCACAATTCTAGATGATGCAAAAATTTATTCAAGCCATGCTAAGAAAGCTACCGTTGATGCAGATGATGTGCGATTGGCAATCCAGTGCCGCGCTGACCAGTCTTTTACCTCTCCTCCCCCAAGAGATTTTTTATTAGATATCGCAAGGCAAAGAAATCAAACCCCTTTGCCACTGATCAAGCCATATTCAGGTCCTAGGTTGCCACCTGATAGATATTGCTTAACAGCTCCAAACTATAGGCTGaaatctttacagaaaaaggCATCAACTTCTGCGGGAAGAATAACAGTCCCGCGGTTAAGTGTTGGTTCAGTTACTAGCAGACCAAGTACTCCCACACTAGGCACACCAACCCCACAGACCATGTCTGTTTCAACTAAAGTAGGGACTCCCATGTCCCTCACAGGTCAAAGGTTTACAGTACAGATGCCTACTTCGCAGTCTCCAGCTGTAAAAGCTTCAATTCCTGCAACCTCAGCAGTTCAGAATGTTCTGATTAATCCATCATTAATTGGGTCCAAAAACATTCTTATTACCACTAATATGGTGTCATCACAAAATACTGCCAATGAATCATCAAATGCATTGAAAAGAAAacgtgaagatgatgatgatgacgatgatgatgatgatgactatgATAATTTGTAA